GGTCTTGCGGCCATACTGAGTGCTCTACCCAAACCTGCGCCGTATTGGGTTTAGTAATTTCATTGCCATCTGCGTGTGACTCTACTGACGGACTTGGATAGGCACCGAGATGTGAATGCACGTCAATGATCCCAGGCGTTACCCACTTGCCCTGCGCATCTATGGTGACATCAGCTTGTACAGACAGATCTTTACCTACCTGGCTGATTTTACCGTCTTTAAGCAGTACATCTGCGTCTTCTAATCGCTCACCCGTACCTGTTAGTACAGTCGCGTTGGTGATGAGGGTAGAGCCTGTGCTGTGAGGCTGATAGGTACTTGGATATGGATTTTTTTCAATGGTGACTTTTTCTTTCTGAGGGCCCTTGTCCTGGCACCCTAAAAGAACTGTACTTAATGCAAGTACAATCGCCGTTGGCTTGAATTTTTGCATCATTTTTCTCTTATTGTTCTGCGTGATTGATCATCCCGCAGACTATTGGCTAACAATTGACGTAAAATTGCAACTGAGTTTCGACAGTTCACAATATAGCTCGGCCATCTGCACATTTCGAGTTTTCTCCCGCCAAGAGAGACTATCTGGTGTTCTATTCAATGCTTCAACTGACCCGAACCTAATGTAATGAGCTTATTTTGCTCAACGATACGCAACCAGAAACCGCGTTAGTTTACCATCAGAATTTGGCTGGAAACGCTGGATTTTATTCACTCTGGTACACACCAACGCAGACACACTTGCAGAAGCATAGACATACTTTTGACATAGGTATTAATCTGAGCTCAATCAAACGAAAACATCGCTATAATAAAACAAAGATAAATAGTTAATCGAAAAATAAATGTCCAGAAAAAGCTCTGGAAGAGCTTACGCCAGACACAACTATATCATTAAAATCAGCTTGTTACTTGAGGTTTTTACAGCAGACATAGTTACTTACATTCGGATATTTCATGGTTACAGCATTTTGCACTGTTCGCATTAATACTTGTTGTGAGCTTTGTATAAATCTGGAGAAAATCATGAAACTTGCCGCAACTTTACTGCTTTCCCCTGTGCTTCTGGCCACCAGCTTATCTGCGACTGCCGGAAAAGTTGAATTTGTAGCAGCAGATAACAGTGTTGCAACGCAATTGTGTGTTGCAGTCGGAACCAATCACCGCCTGACGTTGCTCAAAGAGCTGACAGAACATCGCATCAACAGAGCGATTGTGGCCGACAGACTTACTTGTAACGATATGACAGTGCCTCAATTTACCAAAAAGTTTGCTCTGCATAAAACGGCGGGGCTGCTCAATATCGACTTTACCACAGACACCTCTATCCGCGATATCGCAATGACTGACAGTAAACAGGCAGTCGTTGTGTCCGGGTCAAGATAAATGTGCACAAAGCACGCTGCGCATTGTGACTGACCAATAACGCCCGTCACGATGCGCCGATTGTTGCTTAATTCAACTATATCAGCGCTGCAATCAAGCCAAACAAACCGCCAAAGACGCCGCCCCAAACAACCAGCCAGCCAAGATGGGTATGGATCATATCCTGAATGATGCTCTTAACCATGGCCGGTGTTAGCTCTTCCAGGCGCTCTTCTACGGCATGCTCAATGGCCACTTTCACTGCCTCAACAGACTGGCCGCTGCTCAGCAAACCAGACAATTGCTGCTGGAACTCTGGTCCTTCACTGATCTCAAACAGCGCTTCCTTCATCTTATCGGTAAAGCTGTCTTTCATCGGTTCAATTGCTTCTTTCCCGCCTACCATGGCCAACATAGCACCGAACTGAGACGCTTCGATCACCTGCACCAGCTTATTGAACGCAGGTGATAAGTCTGTTTGTGTGATCACAGGTTTAAGGTCGAGCTGGATTTCATTTTTCTTGGCAAAGCTGCGTAGCTTGTCATCGTTGAAGAATTCTTCGAGTATCAACTTACGAATGGCCGACTTGAACTCTTTGAATTTGATGGTGATCACACCCGAACCATACAGGCCCGGTACTTTTTCGAACAACATATGAATTGCGAGCCAATTGGTCACGGCTCCGGACAAGGCAAACAAGCCCATAGTCAACAACACGTCAAGATGTAACAGCCAGCCCAGCAGTACAACCGCAGCGGCCAGGATATTCGTCGCTAAACTTTTACTCATCAGTGCCTCTTATGATCTGAGTATTTTGTTCGGCCGCATATTGTAGTGAATTTAAATCTCTCTACAAGTATTTGTGTTATAGCAAAAATCGATCATAGTTTAGGATATGTGTGGTACTTAACCATGGCGCTACTATGTGGAATCTTGTCAACCAGTATATCAGTGATGCAATCCATGAACACTTCGAGTACACCCGTAAAACGCAATTGCCCTGCAACGCGCATGCACGTTTATTTAAAATCGAGAACGATCATCACAGCTATCTGGTTAAAGTCGATCATGTCCAGGCTCTCGAACGCTTTGAGTGCGAAGCCCGTAACCACGATACCCTGATCCGCGACAGTGACTTTTTGGTCGCCGACACCATCACGATAGGCTCAAGTATTGAGTTTTGCTTTTTAGTGCTTGAATGGCTTGAGACCACGGGAGAGCTTGAAGACTGGTTTAGCTGTGGCACCACCCTGGCCAAGTTACACGCGCGCCATGAACAACAAATGTATGGCCTGGAAGAAGACAACTACTTCTTCGATTTGGCACAACCCAACCAGTGGCACAAAAAATGGGAAGTATTCTTTGCAGAGGAACGCATCGCCTGGCAACTACAACTACTAGCAGAAAAAGGCATTAAGCTGGTCGATATTGACCAATTTGTTGAACACATCAAGCCGATGTTGCCACATCAGGTGGCCCCCTCTTTACTGCATGGTCATTTCTGGCGCGGCAATATCGCCTTTGCACAGGGTAAGCCCTGTTTGTTTTGCCCTTCTTGCTACTACGGTGACAGAGAGGTCGACCTGGCATCCAGTGAGCTTTTTGCGCCCCTACCGCACGCGTTTTATGAGGGCTACGACAGCATTTATCCGCGCCTGGATGGGTACGAAGAACGCCGTCGTATTTACCAATTATATCCGCTGCTGTGCCATGCCAACATGTTTGCGGGAGATTACCTGAAACAAGCCGCCAGCCACATTGAAACCCTGTACAAATAAGTGCAACTTTACTGTAATAATCCGCAATGCTGCTATAGTTATTAATGCGAAAAATGGAAAACTCGTTGGAGTAAACTCATGAAGCAGCTGTATGACCAACGTATCAGTTGTCCGCATTGCGGCCACCATATCTTTGTTAGTCTGGACGCCAGCGAGGGCGATCAGGATTACTACGAAGATTGCGCAGCCTGTTGCAATCCAATTCACTTGAATATGCACATTGACTACGCAATTAATAAACTTGAACTGAGGGTAGATTCAGACGACGAGCAAGTGTTTTAACAGGCACTGAGTGTGCCTGTCTTACAACGAGAAATTGCCTCGGTTTTTACGCAGATAGTGCTCTACGGTGTTCACTGTCGTGTAGGTTTGCTGGTCAACCTCAATGTTAAACACCTCTCCAACATGGGCTAAACCGATATTGGTCAGGGCCAGCGTTTCCGGGATGAGATGCAACCAGAAGCCATCTTCTTCAAGTTTGCCTACCGTTAAACTCGCACCGTTGACACTGATAAAGCCTTTGTACAAGATGTATTTTTTCCATTGCTCGGGTATTGCAAGCTTAATTCGACAATTGTCAGCGTCGCGAATAAAGGCCAAGATCGTAGCCTGGCAATGTATATGCCCGGATACAATATGCCCGCCCAGCTCTGTGCCAAAGGTAACAGAGCGCTCAAAGTTGACCCGATCACCTTGCTGTAACGCACTCAAATTGGTCAACTTGAGTGTTTCGTCAATTACGTCAAAAGACACCTGACCTACGACATCCGCCCCTCTGACCTCAAAGTCAGTCACGGTAAGACAACACCCATTGATTGCGATGCTGGCACCATGAGTTAACTTTTCCAAATGGTGGCTGTCGACCGACAATACCAGCTTCATGATCCCTTCACGTAAAACGGCACTGACCACCGTTGCTTGAGTCTGTACAATTCCGGTAAACATAACGCTCAGATTTTCGAAAATAGTGGCGCGCAGTGTATCGCAAACAGTCATCAGATTAAACAGCCCTTTCATCGGATAAAAGTGGTAAGTTTTTAGGAAGTTATTTAAGATTAACGTTTTAGGAAATCCAGACTCAGTATGAAATTCGCTTTATGGGAAGCTAAGCGCCTGGTACGCCTTGCTACCCCCGTTTTTTTTGCCCAGATCACCTTAGTGCTCATGTCGGTTGTCGACACTATGATGGCAGGACAAGTTAGTGCCGAAGACCTCGCTGCGCTGTCAATTGCAACCGGCACCTGGAACCCGATGATTTTCTCGTTGCAGGGGATTTTACTTGCGATCACCAGTATGGTTGCCTATTGCGACGGTGCCAAACAACGTGACGGTATCAAAACCTATTTCCAGCAAGGCATTTATCTGGCACTGCTGCTCTCTTCTTTGGGCTTTATCGCCAGTGCATTTACGCCTTTGGTCTTTGCACGGATAGGTGCCGCCAGTGCCATCACAACACTGGCACAGCAATATATTGACTTTGTAAAGTGGGGTCTGCCTGCCTTTTTATTGTTTTCGGTCTATCGCAATGTGACTGAAGGTGTTGGCAATACCAAAGCCGCTTTGTACATCAGTTTGCTCGGCCTGGCTGTCAATGTCTTTGCTAACTATGTCTTTATTTATGGCAAATTTGGCATGCCGGCCCTGGGTAGTGCCGGATGTGGCCTGGCGACCACGCTGGTGTTTTGGGTCATGGCCATCGCCCAGCTCATCTATAGTTTTTACAACAAATACCTGGACGGCCGTTGGTTAGTTAAAGGGTTCGCACGCCCTCATGCTGCTACACAGTTCCAGATAGTTAAACTGGGCCTGCCAATTTGCCTTGCAACTTTCTTTGAAGTGACCTTGTTCGCCTGTATTCCTCTTTTTATTGCAGACTTGGGCGCAATCGCGGTGTCCGGTCACCAGATAGCCGCCAGTGTCACGACTATCCTGTTTATGCTACCGCTGAGCCTGTCCATGGCAATCGCGATCCGCATTGGCACCTTATCTGGCGAAGGGCATCACTCGCGATTGGTGAATTCGGTCTACACCAGCTTTGTGTGTGCCGTCGTAGTCTCAGTTATTGTTGCTACCTTTACTTTTGTGATCCGCAACGAAATAGCCTGGGTATATACACAAAACGCCGAGGTTGCGGCACTCGCTTCTGGCATAATCGTACTGGCTTGTGTTTATCAGTTGCCAGACGCTTTGCAGGTTGCCGCCAATGGCGTATTGCGGGGGTTAAAGTACACCAGCCCTATCACCATAGTCACGTTTGTGTCTTACTGGTTAATCGGGTTTAGTCTTGGTTTTGTGCTGGCAAAAACCGATTTACTCGTGTCGGCCATGGGCGCGAGAGGCTTTTGGGTTGGTATTATCGTCGGCTTAACCTGCGCTGCTATATTGCTACTGTATTTTGTGAGGAAACGCCTTGATACGTTACGTCCTGATCCTGTTTAGTCTCGTTCTGGCCGCCTGCACTCCGGTGGCCAGTGATACCAACCAGGAATATGCGGACAGACTGGCCAATGTGCTGGGCTTGTCGCCATTAAAAGTAGAAAATCCTGATCCCCTGGCGCCATATAAAGCCTCCAGACCTCAAGCGTCTTTTAAACTCTCTGTTTTGCAGCTTGCCAACCTGGGACACTGCGCGCTGGCACAGGACGTTGCCATGCATAATAACCAGCTTGGCAAGCTGGCCGTGCCCAGCGAGGTCTTTAAATATCAGCTGCGCTTTATTCAGCTGGCAGATCAATGCGTAGAGGACAGCAGAACCAGCGACCCAGAAGTTAAAGAGATCCTAGCGCAAGCCGCGGCACACAAACGCACGGCTTTAAGTCAGTATTTCGCTTTTATGCTATCGGCAGAGGCTGAACTGACTCAATTTAGCAGACTGACATTTGCTGAAATTGATAAACGCGGCACCGATAATGAAATTCAAGCCAACGAAGGCCTGGCCACTTTGGCATCAATCGCGAGCACCCTGTCAACGCCAGAAAAACTTGACACAGAGCGCGTCACACCCGCGCTCGAGAAACTCAATAACAACCACTATGTTCAGACTTTGCTCACCAGTGCACGCAAGCAAATTAACTGGAACCAAGCGTTAACAGCATGGCTATCGCAAGTCGAGCTACAAACAGCCGTATGCCCTGAGGGAAAAAACAAGCGCAAAGCCGAGATATTGCACAATGTATTTAATAAATTTTCGATTTCAACATTGCAACCTTATCAGGCTCAACTCAGTGATCAGCTGCAAGAATTAAGTGACTCTGTGGCAAAAATTTCGGCGGCGATATCCAATCCTCCCTACCCAAATCATGCTAAAGTGCTCATGGATGAACTGAAAACGTCAAGCCGACAGCATGCACAGTGGTGGCAGCGCTTTTACAAAGTGTGTAAAGTTGCACCGGTATGAACGAAAAAAGTGCAAACAAACATTAATTTAGCAAATTTACTTGATCCCACCGAACGCTCGCTATATATTAGCCGCCGTTGGTAAGTGACTTAATGCAACAAAACAGTCATACCAGTTCAACATTGTACGACCGTAGCTCAGTTGGTTAGAGCACCACCTTGACATGGTGGGGGTCGGTGGTTCGAATCCACTCGGTCGTACCAACTTATCTAATAAGTTAAAATTCATATCTCAGTACGACCGTAGCTCAGTTGGTTAGAGCACCACCTTGACATGGTGGGGGTCGGTGGTTCGAATCCACTCGGTCGTACCAAATCATTTTATAAGTTAAATCCCATATCCCAGTACTGCCGTAGCTCAGTTGATTAGAGCCCACCACTCTCTATGACCCGGTCTAATGGTCGGTGGTTCGAATCCACTCGGTCGTACCAAATCATTTTATAAGTTAAATCCCATATCCCAGTACTGCCGTAGCTCAGTTGATTAGAGCACCACCTCTCTCTATGACCCGGTCCAATGGTCGGTGGTTCGAATCCACTCGGTCGTACCAACTTATCTAATAAGTTAAAATTCCATATCTCAGTACGACCGTAGCTCAGTTGATTAGAGCACCACCACTCTCTATGACCCGGTCCAATGGTCGGTGGTTCGAATCCACTCGGTCGTACCAAATCATTTTATAAGTTAAATCCCATATCCCAGTACTGCCGTAGCTCAGTTGATTAGAGCACCACCACTCTCTATGACCCGGTCCAATGGTCGGTGGTTCGAATCCACCCGGTCGTACCAGCTTATTCAATAAGTTAAAATTCATATCTCAGTAAAACCCTAACTCAGTTGCTTAGAACACCACCGCTCTCTAAACATTATTAAACTTAGCTCGTTGTTCTCAATTCATCAGCCTATAAACTTGCTTATTTCACCTTGCGCAAAAGTCGCGCTAAAGCACGATTTCGCACCACTAATCCACTCGGTCGTACCAGCTTATTCCGCAAGTTCAATCGCATGTTTCTGTAAGACCCTAGCTCAGCTGGTCAGAGCACCACCACTCTTTATCATTACTAACTTTCGCTCGCTATTTTCAATTCTTCAGCTTATAAACTTGCTCATTTCACCTTGCGTGAAAGTCGCGCTAAAGCACGATTTCACACCACCAAACTTGCTCATTTCACCTTGCGTAAAAGTCGCGCTAAAGCACGATTTCACACCACCAAACTTGCTCATTTCACCTTGCGCAAAAGTCGCGCTAAAGCACGATTTCGTATCACCCGTTTGCTCTGACCTGATATTTTGCTATAAATGAGATAGCTAATCACATTCTAAGGAAGGTCATGCCCGGCAGGTTATGCACCACTTTATTGTTTTTGTTGATAACAGGCTTATTCTTTTATAGCAGCCTGGGGCATTCTAGGCAGCCACATCAAAAATCGCTGACCATCGCGATTGGCCTTGAAAACTATGATTTCAAACCTCTGTTTGCACAGTTCACCAAAAAAACAGGGATCGGCGTCAAAGTCGTTGAATTCGAAAACAACTCGCTCAAATCCGAACTGCTGTTAAGGGCCAGCAATAACGCCCTGCCCGATGGCATCATTGTGCCGGCTGATTATATGGGACTAACGGCACTTAATTTATCCGAAGTACCCGACGACTGGCTCTCAACGCATTTGATAGAGCAAGTGCGCATGAATATTAGAGCTAATGGCACAACACAGGGAGTGCCTATCGTATTTGGTAACCATTTGATGCTCTACTATAACCGTGCACTCGTCAGTGAGCCTGCTCGCAGCTGGCAGCAGCTTCGCACGCAACAACAAAAGCTGGGTGTTAACATCAGCTGGAACTATTACGAGATGTATTGGTACAGAGCATTTTTAGGTACCTTCGGCACCTCTTTGATTGTAGATGGTAATGCTAACTTAGATACGCCAGCGATGGTAAACGGCCTGCGCTGGTATAAGTCGCTTAAAGACGAGATCTGGCTGGATGTGGAGTGTGACTACGACTGCACCGTAAATCAATTTTTATCCGGTGAAGTTGCCTATACCATTAATGGCTCCTGGATGTTTCAGCGCTTCTCTGAACATTTTGGCGATAAACTGGGTGTCGCGCAGCTACCCAGTTTGCGTGGTGAGCCGATGCGCTCTTACTTTTCGTCTCACGTTATGGCGTTTCCCGACAACGCCTTATCTGGTAGCAAAAGTGCCGAACTCAGAACACTGTCTGAGTTTTTGCAATCGCTGCCAGTGCAAAGCAATTTATGGTCCTCCATCAATGCGCTTCCAGTCGATAAACGTGCGCTAGATATGCTTAAAATACAAGGGATTAGGCAAGTAGAAGCGCTCATTGCTACCCTTGAATACGCTCAGCCCATGCCCAACGAAGCGCAAATGGCCTTTGTCTGGGAGGCCATGTTAAAGGGCCTGACACGTCATCTTGCAGGTGTTCTGGACGAACATCAGGCCGCCCATTTTATGCAACACATTGTTGAAAAGTCGATTAGCTATGAGCAAGAAAAAAAGCCTGGTCAGTGAATTACAGCTTAAAGTCGGTGCAATGGTTCTGGCCCTGCTGACCATTGCCCTCGCTCACTTTGCTTACAGTGCCTGGACACAAGCCAATAAAATTGCCGCAGACACGGTTGCACAACGCGCTACCAGTTTGTCGTTAGATATCAAAAACAGGCTCGCCGAGTTTACTTTTCAGGTCGCTCATTACAGTGACCACCGGATCCTGGCAGAACTCCCGCTCAACCTTTTGTATACGCAATATGCGCTCAAAGAAATGCGCGATCTGGTCTACACATCCCCTTTGGTAAAAAGTGTGATGATCAGCGACGGCTCCCCTTATATTGTCGAAGGCTACCCGCTTTATACCCTGCACTGGGCCACGCCCTCCATCATCGAGCATGCAAATACTGTGATTAATGCCAATGCACGTGAGCTAATGGTGCGCAAGCTGCTGATCAGCAACCAGGAACTGGGAATTACCGACACAAATGGCGGGACATTATTTATTGCCGTGCCGCTGCGCCAAACGCTCCCTTCTCTTATCGACCCTTTTCGCTACACCAGCGTGTTATTTTTCGAGCTGGATGTGAGCCAGCTCGCCATTGAGCTGGCTGATTATGAATCTTTGCGTATCTTTTCAGATCAACAACTGTGGTTTGATGAGGGAAACGCATTTGAGGAAGGTCTCAATGCAACCTACCCGATTTATGAGCGCAGTGACGAAGGCTTGAGCTTGTCTCTATCGCTTTCTCACCAGCACAGCGCTTATACGCGAGAGATCTTATATGCGATTATCAGAAGCGGTTTACTGGCACTGGGCGTATTGATTATTCTCTTTTGGTATCTGGCCTATGTGAGCCGCAAGGTAACAAGTCCCATGAAGCAGCTTGAAAAATACTGTATGTCGCTGACGTCCGGTCACTATCAACAAAATAATGCCAACCTGGAATATGAAGAGCTAAAAACCCTACAGAAAACGCTGAACGAGTTAGTGAGTACCGTTAATACTCAGGTGACACAACTGAAACAAGAAAAGGTACGTGCTGAGCAGTCTGAACTGGCTAAAGCGCAGTTTCTTGCGACCATGAGCCATGAGATCCGCACGCCCATGAATGCCATTCTGGGAGTGTTTCAGTTGCTTAGACAACACAACCAAAACCCGGAAGACCACTTGTTGGTTGAGCAAGGCTATACCTCCTCGCAAACCCTGCTTGCTTTGGTGAATGATATACTCGACTTTTCGAAAATGGAGGCTGGTAAGCTCACGCTCGAAGTGCTCGCGGTTGACATCTTACAGTTATGCCGAGAAGTAATTCAGGAATACCAGCACCTGGCCCGCGACAAACAAGTCGAATTGAAATTGGTCACTGAGTTAAAGCCACAGTTATCAGTCAGACTTGCCGACCCACTGCGGCTTAAACAAATACTGCGCAACCTGCTGTCTAACGCCATTAAGTTTACTGAGCAGGGCCAGGTCACATTGAATATACAGGGAGATAAAACCCAGCTTGTTATCGCAGTCAGTGATAGCGGGATTGGCATGACTGCAACTCAGGTCGCCAGCCTGTTTAAGCATTTTCAGCAGGCTGACAGTTCAACCACGCGTAAATATGGCGGATCGGGGCTAGGACTGGCGATTGTCAAACAGCTGGTGGAACTGATGCAGGGTGAAGTCACCGTCACGAGTGTTGCAGGTGAAGGTAGCCAGTTTACAATTAGCTTGCCGCTGGTCAGTACCAAGCCGACAGCACAACACTTACCCACTCAAGCTCGGCCGCAAATACCCGACTTACGCGGTGTCAATGTCCTGCTGGCTGAGGATAACCTGATCAATCAGCAAATATTTGCCGCCATGATGAAAAAGACCCACGCCAACCTGACTCTGGCCAATAACGGCAAGCTGGCCATGGACTGCTTTAATGAAGCGCAGCCCGACCTTTTCTTTGTCGATATTCAAATGCCGGTGATGGATGGCATAGAAGTTTGCCAGCACGTGAAGAATACCGACTACCGTAAACCGCTCATTGCCATCACAGCCAATGTGCTCCCTGAGGATGTCAGCCGCTATCTGTCACTTGGATTCGATGATTTCGTCGCCAAACCAATTGATATGCAGGCACTGTTCGATACCATTACCCGAGTAATGGACAAGCAAATACAGGCACAGTCAAGCACTGCAAAATCCGATACCTCAGCACTAGACAACAAATGACTCGATAGTGCAATATCACCCTTCGATGCCGAGCCTTCGGCAGGTTTTCAGAGCCATCACATTATTGGTGGTGTCACGATACGTGTTATAAATCGAAAATAAAAGCAACCTGGAGACGTATATGGATATGCTATGCGCTGATGACACACTACTACTTCGACCTTTTGAAGAACCGGATCTCAAAGCGTTTGCCCGGTACAGAGCGAACCCTGAGGTGGCACAATTTCAGAGCTGGGATGAAAACTATACGCTGAAGGATGCCAGTGCCCTTTTCCAGGCGATGGACTATAGCCGTTTCACAGAGCCCGGACTGTGGTTTCAGATTGCAATCGTTAGGCGCGTCTCAGGTGAGCTACTTGGTGACCTGGCACTGCACTTTTTACCACAACAGCAGATTGAAATTGGTTTTACGCTGGCACCTGAATCACAGCATCAAGGAATAGCCAGACATGCACTTCGAGTGCTGCTGCCGCATCTGTTTTCGAAATACGACATTCACCGCGTGAGCGCACTCACTGATCCCCGCAACATACCTGCTCAAAAGTTGTTGGAGGCTCTGCATTTTCGACGTGAAGCCCATTATGTAAAAAGCCTCTACTTCAAAGGCCGCTGGGTAGATGAATACAGATATGCACTGTTACGAGAGGAGTTTTTGATACCGGAGTCTGTCCGATAACATGTATGCCATCAGCAGCAATCTGTAATGAGCTGTCTTTTGCCTGAGCAAAGCTCAACTGGGGAAAGAAAAAGCCCCTCGTAAGGGGCTTGTTTAAATCAGATTACGCCAATTTGTCTGACGCAACTTTATATTTTGGATCTTCTATCACATTCACTTCTACCAGGTCAGCCGCTTTTGCCAGTAACTGCTGACAATCCTGGCTTAAATGACGTAAGTGTAGCTTCTTGCCTGCCTTAGTGTACTTTTCTGCCAATGCATCAATGGCTTCAATCGCACTGTGATCAGCAACGCGACTGTGCTTAAACTCAATGATCACATCAGCCGGATCGTTTGCAACATCAAATAGCTCAGCAAAGTTCTTTACAGAGCCAAAGAACAACGGGCCATGTAGCTCATACACTTTTGAGCCCTGCTCATCAATGTAATTACTGGTGTAGATATGTTTTGCATGCTCCCAGGCAAAGACGAGCGCAGACACAATCACACCCACACACACAGCGATGGCCAAATCAGTCACCACAGTGACACCAGACACTAATACAATGACAAAGGCATCACTTTTAGGGATACGCTTCATCAGGCGGAAGCTTGACCATTCAAACGTGCCCAATACCACCATAAACATCACACCGACCAAAGCCGCGAGCGGGATCATTTCAATCAGGCTGGCAGCAAAGAGGATAAATGCAAGTAACAGGACTGCTGCTGTGATACCAGACAGACGGCTACGACCGCCAGAGTTAATGTTGATCATCGACTGACCAATCATCGCACAGCCACCCATAGCGCCGAAAACACCACAAGTCATATTTGCGGCACCCTGGCCAATACACTCTCTGTTCGAGTGACCTCGAGTCTCTGTGATCTCGTCAATCAGAGTCAATGTAAGCAGTGATTCAATCAGACCAATGGCGGCCAGAATAAGGGCATACGGGAAAATAATGGTAAAAGTCTCCCAGGTCCAGGGGACCTGAGGAATATGGAATTCAGGGAAACCACCGGCAATGGTCGCATCCAAATTGCCACTCATGTCTTTGAGATAATCCAGTACGTTGCGTGTGTCCAGGTCAAGCCCAATTACCAAGCCTGTAACGACCAAAATGGCCGCCAGACTGGAAGGTACCGCCGTTGTCAGTTTTGGCAGAAAATGAATGATTGCCATGGTCAGAGCAACCAGACCAGCCATGATGTAAAGCTGCTGCCCCTGCATCCATTGTAATGTGCCAGATTCATCCATTACTTTAAACTGACCAAGCTGAGCTAAAAAGATGACTATCGCCAGACCATTCACAAAACCCAGCATCACCGGATGCGGTACCATGCGAATAAACTTACCCAGTTTAAACACCCCAGCGAGGATCTGCAGTACCCCCATTAGCAGCACAGTGGCAAACAGATATTCTACACCATGTTCAATCACAAGGCTGACCATCACAACCGCCAGTGCGCCGGTTGCGCCAGAGATCATACCCGGGCGGCCACCAAAAATTGAGGTGATTAAGCCCACGATGAATGCGGCGTATAAGCCGACTAATGGATCGACATGCGCGACAAACGCAAATGCGACAGCTTCGGGTACCAACGCCAGTGCGACGGTTAACCCCGACAGTATGTCGTTCTTAGCAGAGCTGGGCGCCTTGCTGATTAGATTAAACATTTAAATCCCCAAGATTTTATTACTACGACAGAAAAGCGCTGGATCCTAGCAAAATCCAGCGCTTTTAACAAATGAGATACATTATAGTTGAGTTTCGGGTCTGATGTATGACAATCAGATTGGCAGGGCTGTG
The Pseudoalteromonas viridis DNA segment above includes these coding regions:
- a CDS encoding DUF445 domain-containing protein — encoded protein: MSKSLATNILAAAVVLLGWLLHLDVLLTMGLFALSGAVTNWLAIHMLFEKVPGLYGSGVITIKFKEFKSAIRKLILEEFFNDDKLRSFAKKNEIQLDLKPVITQTDLSPAFNKLVQVIEASQFGAMLAMVGGKEAIEPMKDSFTDKMKEALFEISEGPEFQQQLSGLLSSGQSVEAVKVAIEHAVEERLEELTPAMVKSIIQDMIHTHLGWLVVWGGVFGGLFGLIAALI
- a CDS encoding CPXCG motif-containing cysteine-rich protein — its product is MKQLYDQRISCPHCGHHIFVSLDASEGDQDYYEDCAACCNPIHLNMHIDYAINKLELRVDSDDEQVF
- a CDS encoding riboflavin synthase subunit alpha; amino-acid sequence: MFTGIVQTQATVVSAVLREGIMKLVLSVDSHHLEKLTHGASIAINGCCLTVTDFEVRGADVVGQVSFDVIDETLKLTNLSALQQGDRVNFERSVTFGTELGGHIVSGHIHCQATILAFIRDADNCRIKLAIPEQWKKYILYKGFISVNGASLTVGKLEEDGFWLHLIPETLALTNIGLAHVGEVFNIEVDQQTYTTVNTVEHYLRKNRGNFSL
- a CDS encoding DUF3080 family protein; this encodes MIRYVLILFSLVLAACTPVASDTNQEYADRLANVLGLSPLKVENPDPLAPYKASRPQASFKLSVLQLANLGHCALAQDVAMHNNQLGKLAVPSEVFKYQLRFIQLADQCVEDSRTSDPEVKEILAQAAAHKRTALSQYFAFMLSAEAELTQFSRLTFAEIDKRGTDNEIQANEGLATLASIASTLSTPEKLDTERVTPALEKLNNNHYVQTLLTSARKQINWNQALTAWLSQVELQTAVCPEGKNKRKAEILHNVFNKFSISTLQPYQAQLSDQLQELSDSVAKISAAISNPPYPNHAKVLMDELKTSSRQHAQWWQRFYKVCKVAPV
- a CDS encoding DUF3718 domain-containing protein; amino-acid sequence: MKLAATLLLSPVLLATSLSATAGKVEFVAADNSVATQLCVAVGTNHRLTLLKELTEHRINRAIVADRLTCNDMTVPQFTKKFALHKTAGLLNIDFTTDTSIRDIAMTDSKQAVVVSGSR
- a CDS encoding MATE family efflux transporter; translated protein: MKFALWEAKRLVRLATPVFFAQITLVLMSVVDTMMAGQVSAEDLAALSIATGTWNPMIFSLQGILLAITSMVAYCDGAKQRDGIKTYFQQGIYLALLLSSLGFIASAFTPLVFARIGAASAITTLAQQYIDFVKWGLPAFLLFSVYRNVTEGVGNTKAALYISLLGLAVNVFANYVFIYGKFGMPALGSAGCGLATTLVFWVMAIAQLIYSFYNKYLDGRWLVKGFARPHAATQFQIVKLGLPICLATFFEVTLFACIPLFIADLGAIAVSGHQIAASVTTILFMLPLSLSMAIAIRIGTLSGEGHHSRLVNSVYTSFVCAVVVSVIVATFTFVIRNEIAWVYTQNAEVAALASGIIVLACVYQLPDALQVAANGVLRGLKYTSPITIVTFVSYWLIGFSLGFVLAKTDLLVSAMGARGFWVGIIVGLTCAAILLLYFVRKRLDTLRPDPV
- a CDS encoding fructosamine kinase family protein; protein product: MWNLVNQYISDAIHEHFEYTRKTQLPCNAHARLFKIENDHHSYLVKVDHVQALERFECEARNHDTLIRDSDFLVADTITIGSSIEFCFLVLEWLETTGELEDWFSCGTTLAKLHARHEQQMYGLEEDNYFFDLAQPNQWHKKWEVFFAEERIAWQLQLLAEKGIKLVDIDQFVEHIKPMLPHQVAPSLLHGHFWRGNIAFAQGKPCLFCPSCYYGDREVDLASSELFAPLPHAFYEGYDSIYPRLDGYEERRRIYQLYPLLCHANMFAGDYLKQAASHIETLYK